The following coding sequences are from one Spea bombifrons isolate aSpeBom1 chromosome 13, aSpeBom1.2.pri, whole genome shotgun sequence window:
- the IFT52 gene encoding intraflagellar transport protein 52 homolog yields the protein MQRGNAEKKMGVSKQITPDRETRNTVLFNASKRELFTTNNGYKSLQKRLRSNWKIQSLKEDVTIEKLEGVKLWITAGPREKFTAAEFEALKNFLDNGGDILVMLGEGGESKHDTNINFLLEEYGIMVNADSVMRNVYYKYFHPKEALVSNGVLNREISRAAGKDMSVVMDEDGGGNNSQALTFVYPFGATLNVMKPAMAILSTGSVCFPLNRPILAFYQAKAKGGKMAVLGSCHMFSDQYLDKEENGKILDVLMQWLTTDDIQLNQIDAEDPEISDYTMLPDTNKLSQHLRVCLQEGDENPRDFTTLFDMSIFGLDTSSLSKVIKAYEQLNVKHETLQLIQPQFETPLPGLQPSVFPPSFRELPPPALDLFDLDENFSSEKARLAQITNRCTDDDLEFYVRKCGDILGVTANLPKEEQDAKHILEHIFFQVVEFKKLNQEHDVDTSEAGFQSS from the exons ATTACTCCTGATCGCGAGACGCGAAACACAGTCTTGTTCAATGCGTCAAAGAGGGAGCTGTTTACCACGAACAACGGCTATAAATCTCTGCAGAAAAGACTACGAAGCAACTGGAAGATCCAGAG TCTGAAGGAGGACGTCACCATTGAGAAGCTGGAAGGTGTTAAACTGTGGATCACAGCGGGACCGAGGGAGAAGTTCACAGCTGCCGAG TTCGAGGCGCTAAAGAATTTCCTGGACAATGGCGGCGACATCCTAGTGATGCTGGGAGAAGGAGGGGAGTCCAAACACGATACCAACATCAACTTTCTGCTGGAGGAGTATGGCATCATGGTGAACGCAG ATTCTGTCATGAGAAACGTCTACTATAAATACTTCCACCCCAAAGAGGCGCTCGTCTCCAACGGAGTGCTAAATCG GGAGATCAGCAGAGCCGCGGGAAAGGACATGTCCGTGGTTATGGACGAAGATGGTGGAGGCAACAACAGCCA agCTCTGACATTTGTTTACCCATTTGGTGCCACGCTTAACGTCATGAAGCCAGCCATGGCCATTTTGTCCACAGGATCTGTCTGCTTCCCTCTCAACAGGCCCATCTTGGCCTTCTACCAGGCGAAG gcgAAGGGAGGGAAGATGGCCGTTCTGGGTTCCTGTCACATGTTCAGTGATCAGTATCTGGACAAGGAGGAAAACGGCAAGATCCTG GATGTGCTCATGCAGTGGCTCACCACCGACGACATCCAGTTAAACCAAATCGATGCAGAGGATCCAGAG ATTTCAGACTACACTATGCTCCCCGACACCAACaaactttcccagcacttacgAGTCTGTCTGCAGGAGGGCGACGAGAACCCACGAGATTTCACAACCCTGTTTGACATGAGCATCTTTGGACTTGATACGTCCTCTCTGTCTAAAGTGATTAA GGCTTACGAGCAGCTCAACGTGAAGCACGAAACTCTGCAGCTCATCCAGCCCCAGTTTGAGACTCCGCTTCCTGGTCTTCAACCCTCT GTTTTTCCCCCCTCCTTCCGGGAGCTCCCTCCTCCAGCCTTAGACCTGTTTGATCTTGATGAGAATTTTTCTTCGGAAAAAGCCCGTCTAGCGCAAATCACCAACAGAT GCACTGACGATGACCTGGAGTTCTATGTGCGGAAGTGCGGAGATATTTTGGGAGTGACGGCGAACCTTCCCAAGGAGGAACAAGATGCCAAGCACATACTGGAACACATTTTCTTCCAGGTTGTGGAGTTCAAAAAACTCAATCAG GAACATGATGTGGACACCAGTGAAGCCGGGTTCCAGAGCAGCTAA
- the LOC128471892 gene encoding uncharacterized protein LOC128471892 has translation MDMGFVATVHSDSSPCPTRLEQWDHRVPPKAGGSPFLIKVSESTPMVHAGAKSWLGVEEILPALNRSPLNPDGAVFELSSMASEPLAQFNNSVVGVFYGAKVSTPYKEEQDLEISDPIPVDEPCSKLQDTDLVVSTAGLQKSVPPMWEISEINSAVEESTPSLDVSISDLRFTSGYGDPDDTLPSQASAAPSAQWVGVTHKDIGRAFLRPFRYQRQLSASEIPIPTMAPPMHPFNLSAVFPDRIAGEWQMEVASRPHSPSGTIGCGL, from the coding sequence ATGGATATGGGATTTGTAGCCACCGTGCACAGTGATTCCTCCCCTTGCCCTACAAGGCTTGAGCAGTGGGACCACAGGGTTCCTCCCAAAGCTGGTGGCTCCCCATTTCTCATCAAAGTGTCCGAGTCAACACCAATGGTTCATGCGGGAGCCAAGTCGTGGCTGGGAGTGGAGGAGATCCTGCCTGCTCTTAACCGATCCCCGCTGAACCCAGATGGCGCGGTGTTTGAACTGTCTTCCATGGCTTCAGAACCTCTAGCGCAATTCAATAACTCTGTTGTTGGGGTATTCTATGGGGCTAAAGTGTCCACGCCATACAAAGAGGAGCAAGACCTCGAGATCTCTGATCCCATTCCTGTAGATGAGCCTTGTTCAAAACTCCAGGACACGGACTTGGTGGTGAGCACAGCTGGCCTCCAAAAATCTGTACCACCCATGTGGGAGATCTCTGAAATAAACTCGGCGGTGGAAGAGAGCACCCCATCCCTAGACGTGTCCATTTCTGACTTGAGGTTCACAAGCGGCTATGGTGATCCTGATGACACCTTGCCAAGCCAGGCATCAGCTGCTCCATCTGCCCAATGGGTAGGGGTGACGCATAAGGATATAGGACGCGCCTTCCTGCGGCCGTTCCGCTACCAGAGGCAGTTAAGTGCTTCTGAAATCCCGATACCCACCATGGCACCCCCGATGCACCCTTTCAACCTCTCTGCCGTGTTTCCTGATAGGATTGCCGGGGAATGGCAAATGGAGGTCGCTTCCAGACCTCATAGTCCATCCGGGACAATCGGATGTGGCTTGTGA